GACCGCTTCCGACGTGGTCACTGGTTGATAAGAAGTTGGCCGACCACCATTTCTCTGAATAGGAGCAGTATTGTGCCCATTAGTCGCCGAACCATTGGTCCTAAGCGACTTGCGCATCGCAACACCAGTAGTAGTCTCAGGCTCTTGACGAAGGGACTTGCGTAAATGCCCATCATGTAAGTTCTGAGGGCTTGAAGGAGCAGCGCCGGATCTCATAGATTTGCGCATGCCTCCGGTTTGAACTGGCTCGGGATGACTGACTGTTGTAGCCTCACTAGCCCGCATAGATTTTCGCAGTTTGGCACCTCCAGtctgctttgctttctcTGTAACATCATCACGAGGCCAACTAGTACCTGGTTGGATTTGGTAGACTCTAGTTGGATTGCGAAGCTTTTCTGAGACAGGTGCATCTTCCGAAGTCTCCAAAGGCTCTTGCACAGGCTCTTCAACAAGTTTCTGCTTTTGCTTCGCTTGGGCCTTTGTCTTGGGTTTCGAGCGTCGggctgcttctgctggaatGTCTTCCTCGTCAGACTCCTCCATGGcctccttctcgagctgGCGTCTGTCCTTGGGGCTCAAACTTCTCCAATAAGCCTTTGCTGTTTCCCAGTCACTGGGCGTTTGAAGAGGTTTCTGAGAGGGAGTCTTAGTATGCGTGGACTGCTGAGACACATCGGTTTCCTTGGATTTTGCAATGGCCTTCTCAAACACCTTCTGAGAGAATGCTGATTCGACGGGGCCGTCGACTATAGCGTCAAGGGACAAGAAACCATCGCCTTCCATGTCAGAGAGATCCTCATAGGCGTCACTGTAAATGCTGCTCCCTTCCGACTCTTCCGACTCTTCCTGAATGTCATGCATCTGAGAGTTTGAAGACACTGCACTAGTGGAATCGAAGGACCGACGAGTCGCAATTGGTGCGGGCTGATCAGCTCCTTTGGGTGATTGACTTGGGCGAGGCTCTGACGAGGATACCTTGGTGTCTTCGGAAATAGCCTTCTCACTTGAAGCATTAGTCGGGCCGGCTGGGAAGCCCCCGGGAACATCGAAGAAGTCTTGCGGCGACTCTGCCTGGTTCTCATCGGGGATTCGGGGACTAGGTTGTATTATCGAAATGGTTGGTATGTTGTCGCTTGGACTAGACTTCGCCGAACTACTCTCAGAGGGGCTGCCTGGGTTGCTAATAGTTGTTTGGGTCTCGGACACAGGCTCGGCAGAAGCTTGGGATTTAGATACAACGCCTGATTCGGATTCATCATCAGAGCTCAGGTCACTATTGCTTATATACCCTTGGCCATCAACAGAAGTGACCACGGGGGGTAGTGGTTCCCGGTATCTGGAAGTATTAGCTTCGTTGCGGGAGGCCTGTTCCTGTGCCAAGACCGACCCAATAGCCAGATCACTTGACTGCGCCAAATCTTGGGCAGGAGCTTTGTGATTCGATTCTGAAGGCAACGAATCTGTAGCTGGAGGTGAAGCTGATCTCTCCATAGGTCGAACCAAAGGTCGCTCCTCAGGCTCCctgaccttcttctcgcGAATACTCCCAAAAGAGGGGAGAGCAGGACGAGGGGTCATGGTCTCGTCCTCGTCCAGAGTTACTGAGTCTCTTTTGTTTCGCCCAATGATGCTATGCCAAGACATCCTTGACTGTGGGCTGGCAATTTGTGAGTCTGTATCTGGAGATGGAATAGACTCCCCGATAACAGCAGTgtttccatcatcaaagCTCACCCTGACGCTCTTCTTCCGCGAGAGTTCTGTCTCCTCACGCCCAGCCATACCTGACCAGGCAGCAGACGCATCTGAGCCATCTTCTGAGGGAGATGCATCCCGAGGACTTGAGTACTTAAGTGCGGACTTTCGTGGCGACAACGACCTTGGAGGTGGCTCATGCCTAACGAGTAGCTGATCGGTCTTGGGAGCAAAATGGGTTGTACGGGCAGGGCTGCGAGCAGGACTTTCAGAATGCACTCGGCTTCGGCGCACAGTCTCACTGGGACCTGGGATTGGTGTAGCTTCCGGTGACTGTTGAGGTGGCGAGGTTGATTTCACAGGGATGGCATTTACTCCATCCATTGGGTGTTCGTCGGTAGGCGCCGGCTGGGCAGCCTCTCgttgttcctcctcctctaGTTCGGGGTCTTCATGCACTACAGAAGGACGCTTTCTAACCGATGCTTCGGATTTTGTTACTGCTGGTGGGCTTACAATAGCCTGATTCGGATGTCTCGGTGTCTCGACACctggctcttgttcttgctgaATTAATGTTTGTCCAGTTGACAGgctggagttggagttggggTCAGGCTTCACCTCACGCGTGGTTTCTGGCTCAGACTCAGGATCTGATTCGAGCTCAGATTCAGGGTCAGCTTCTGGGTGATTGGACTGCTTGAGGTGCCCAGGCTGTTGTGTTATCGCACCATAAGTATCTGAAGGGCTTTGTGGGCTTGCGACTGcctttggtggtggtgaggCTGGCTCGACTGCAGTGCCCTTGAGTCTCCCGACGGTTCCCTTGGACAAGTGAGTGCCAGTCCTGGGTCCGGCATGCTTTTGCTTGCGAACAGGTTTCTCTGATGCATCACGGACAGTCTGATCTATCATCAAAAGCTGTGCCTGAGGAACCATCCGTCTCGAATGGGGATCGTACACCATGGCATTGCTTAATGGGCTTGGCGGCTCTGTCATAGAGCGAGGATACGAGAAATTGATAGAGTTCGGGCTGCTTGGCCGTAAATCTGCAGATGCCCGTTTATCAGCCACAGGGGCGCGACGCACGTTAGACAAATCGTTCCCTGCAGCTGCCCCAAACCAtgagccttgagcttggccgTTTTTCATCTTTTGGCTTGCGGTTTGGAAATGTTGCGTTTGCAAGCTTGTTGCTCGTTTGTGGGTCGAGCTCTTCGGGTTGGTCTTGTTGTGCTCATGCTGGGGAATCTTGGGCACTGGAGGAACATCCTGGGCTTGCGGGGCAGCGAGCCGTGCTGGTGAAGGCGAGGGTGATCGAAAGGTCCGTTCTGTCATAGAACTCGCGCTCGGCGATCGATGTAGTTCCCGACTCCTCCTGTCCCGACTTCCTGTAGACGAGACGGAAGCGCTCCTCCGCGCAACTCGTTTCGATTGAACCTGCGATACATTGGTGGGGGTTGTAGGTCGTGCCTTTAGAGCTGCAGCCGCAGCAGCTGATGACAGAGATGGCGTCGATTCACGCCTTAGAAAGGCCGAGGCGGCGGCTGTCGCAGCGTTGGGATTGGCAGTCTCCCGGGTCAACGGCTGAGATGAGAGCGCCATGTTAGCAACGACGTGTAATTGCGAAAGCGatggaaaggaaaagagagtCGGATCGAGAGGGAGAGGGTCGCATCAAGGGATAAAAGCCAAAGACAATaatcaaagacaaagacaaatGCGGCAAGTCTCGATAGGTGAGCTTAAGTTAATGGCTTTTGCCTACCAGGGCGGGTTCCATAGCGGGCCAAATGCCAAAAGCCAAAAGCGGGTTTATGGGAGTCGCAATAGTGAACTACACAGAGGACGAAGACGGCTCACCTGAGTGGGAGGACGATGCCTCCTTGAACCTCCAAACATGATGGGCTGGTTTAAGCTTGACTAGATCGAAAGCGGCGCAAGGCCAGCTCAGCTCAACAGACGGCTtgcatcaagatcaaggtcACGGATTTTCGGAGGTTAGTAAATAATGACGCTGAGATGTGAGTCAAGGTAGTCGTAGTAAGAAATGCTGTGTCTTGTATACGTCAGGATTAAATGGGATGGGTTGAGACGGAAATTAGGGCAGCTAAAAAAGTAGTTTGAGGAAGACTCCAAGGACTGGACGGAGACGAGGGAGGGAGGTTCCATGTCCATGCTCGTTAGAGACCTGATGACGACAGGTATCAAGCCACTAACACTAGCCTCAATTAGCAGACCCCACCCACGCTAGCCCTCTACCTGTACTTAGCTTCTGGGATGTAATTTTTTATTCCGGTAGTTCCATCTTCCAGGGCGCATTGCATCTAATGGAGATGGAAACTCAAGGGTCCAATAAGATAATTGTGATGACTTTGCTTGAAGTGATAACCATTTATGTCATACAAACCTCCTCCTGTTACTCCCTGGTAGTCCACGTCGACCAACACGTGGTTGTCGTTGTACAGACTGGTCCAACACAGTACACATACACATACATGTAATAAACCTCAACTTTCCGGTTTTCAGTAGTGCCATCACAAAGAGACCCCCCGTCTGCTGCACAGATCCAGAGATCAGTAATTCAAATTGTAGATCAGTGCCTTATCAGGTCCCGTCTCGGCAGGCCTCCAGTTTCCACCTGCCGAGATCTACAAGATTGCTCGGCGGAATAAACATAAACAATCTGGGGACTAATCTTGCTTGGTTCTTAGGTTGCTCGACCTGAGGCACGCGGCTCATTCAAAGACTGACCCTGGCCCAGTGAGGGACTGATCTTCGTGGTAGTGGTATTGTTCTGTATCGGGATTCGGATGGACCTGGGAGACAAATGGTAGCACCTAGCTGGAGAACAACGAGACGAGACCGTAAATCATCTAGTTATAGAAGAAAATACACTGCTCAGGGCGCATGAATTCAATCAGTTTTATAGAGCATTCTTTACAGTATACTACTGCCAACACAATTCAACCACTCTTGATTTCCTCGATTCTTCACCATGTATGCTGAAGCCCCGTATCTCCGCATATCCTAGATCAGAGCCCACCTCAAATCTCCAGCTGAACTGAACAGCTTTCTGACGTCATAGCTTGACTAGGACGTTTCAATCGTAGCCAAGTCGCTTTCATGCAATTTTGCAGCAGTTGTCTGTGCATATTCGTAAGTTGAGACAGAAAAGCAATGTGTGGTTAAAAAATGTTGAACAAGTTAGTATAGCCCTGTTATCATACAATGTGACTTTGGTCTGGCTGATTGAACCCAAATGCTGTTTGTGGTGGCCCAAGCTACAACATTCTACCTATTCCTATCCCCTATCCTTAAACCAAATGTCACTTTCGTGTCGTTACTGAGCCGCCTCCCCACCGAGTGGCTCAGTCTCTTGTTATCCACACTTCCCCCAATAGCAACAAGCAAGAAATCCGTCGTAGGCAGGGCTCTGTccctttcttcatcttcaagagcaagagTACCTCATTTTCGGATACCGGACACCGCAGAGTGTCTTGGTTCACTGATATCTTCGAGGTATACATCCCCTTTCATAGCTTTGTTGGTCGACGACGTACCTCGATCATCAAGGCTAAAATAGGGAGTACCGCGATTGCTGGGAGCAGCCCCTTCCACTGAATCATGCTTGCAAACTATGATGACTGGACCTCAGTCGGTATGTCTGGCCCAGTGCGATCTCTTGGGGAATTCGGAAAATGGTTCTCGCCCTCTCCTGACTGATTTGAATGGTTGTGGTTCATGTCCACAGATGTGCTTGGCTCCTGAGGCGGGTTCTGAGCGGCAGCATTCTCTCCCCGAGACGCAGGTTTCTTGCCGCCCTTTCTGCCCTTCCGACTTttctccttggccttttcGAGAAGTCGTTTGcgatcagcttcttcctgtCGGCGTCGGCGGTCTTTCATCTCATACTGTCGGATCAATGCTCTGGGTGGTACTCCAAATATCATCTCGTATTCGCAGAATTCGCAAATCCACTCATCAGCTGTTTTGGTGGAATCCCGTCGCGCCTCTTGACGACGACGCCGCGCAGCCCTTTCGAGTGACCTGTCTAGACGTCGTTTGCTGTCTCGACGAGAACTTCCGGAGCCTCGACTAGCTGCCACGGAAGACCCATCGTGAGGAGCAACACTGCCAGGTGGTAAGGAGCCAGGGCCAGCCTGAGTCGACATGCTGTGCTTGCTCGCGTGACCTGACGGCTATGTCAGCAAATCAGGGTCTCGACTATGCAATACGTACTCACCGGGCCACTGAATCGTGCCAGGAACTTGGGAATCACAGGTGAAAGTAAACTGGGTCGATGCTGGAGTCGATTTTGTTGCAGTAGAGTGTTGCTGAAGCAGACTCACGTTCTCCTGTCCCTGAGGTCGAAGTTTCTCGGCGTTTGCGATAGCATTTGATATTATACCACTGCCCTCTTGCTCTGAGTTTGCGTTAGCAGCTGGAAGTCCGTTATAAGTAAAATGCGCCCAGTTGTGGAAGAAACAGAGATCAACGTAGGACTGCGGGGGAGAAAATCCCATCAGCCAAGCGGCAGTGCAAATTGTCACCGGAAGAGATATTGAAAATGGTGTGCAAGTCTCCGTTCCGTTTTATGCTGGTAGCCGAAAGCTATGGAGGGCAGAGCAGGAAAACCCCATGGCTGAACAACCTCTCCGCAACGAAAGGCGTACCGGCATAATATATTCAGAAGCTCGGTTGAATGCATACGCTGGTGATAAATCCATATGTAGGAGTTTGGAAACACAGCAACAGAGCATGAAAAAAGTAGAAGAATGATTGACGTACCGCCCGGAGCCCACTGAGATGCCGTGGCTTTTGAGCCTCGCCCAACCCACGCATTACTGTTGCCATCAGGCAATGCTCGCAGCGGGCTTCTGCCGTTCCTTGAGCGACCAAGCCTGCCCCGTCCAGGTCCTGATATTCCCTGATTGTTGGATGAAAAAGTACCCGTCGTTGGATGTGAGACTGAATGGGAGTGCGCCCGGTCGTTGTGTGATTCATCGGTAGGAGAACGTCCCGCACCAGCTGAAATGGCAATCTCATTATTCAAGCCCTGAGTACCATTAACAGAAAGCTCCCCTGCAGAGGGAATtttgcgcttcttcttgttgttcgTGTTCTCAAATACATCATAACCATCCACCGAGGACGTTGCGGAAAGCGGCGGTTGCGGATTAGGGATATCTGGCTTCGAGGATCGCTGAGTACCACGAGTCAAGATCTCCGGGGGTGATCTAGTAACAAGAGTGCTTCGCAAAGCCGGctcttcatcgtcgccatCTGGCAGCCCCAGCCCATTTCGTCGAGGGGTATAGTTGCACCCCTCCTCCGCTCGACGAGTTTGTTGAGATGGGCTTGTAGAACATGCTCTTGGCGGGCTCGTGTCTTCCCTGAAGTTGTATGGTGGGTAATAAAAGAGAGGCGTAGTTTCGTGAGTTGAAGGAGGATACGCTATTGTATCTACGGTCCTCGGTGAGAGCTTCTCGCGCAGTCGACGTTTCGGTAACGGCCGAATCGGTCGGTCTGGGAACAGCGACGATACAGTATCTGGCGACATATTGAGATTATGACCTGCGCGTGAACGAACATTTCTCGTTAGCACGTAGATCACCAGAACAATGAGGAGAATCGCCACAATTATAGGGAAGTTCGACATGGCGGCAGATGGTATTGGAAGATTTGTTGGCACCGTCAGAAgctgctcagccttgatggcaGTTGAAAGCAGTTGCAGGATCAACACCGGCTAGATTGGCAACCGACGGGCCAAATGCAAAGCAAATGGAAAGCGTACCCATCGAACATTGTATAGGCTCTGTTCTAAACGACGACAGACACGACAGTCGAAGGGCAAGTGCTGCCAAACGAGGGGTCGGAGCTTGTACAATTCGTTGGCAGCAAACAAATTCAATACTGCAATACTAGTTATACAAGTCGTAAAGAAAACCAAAACCGTGATCTGCAAAAGACTGGCTTATCTCTTCGAAGCTCAGAGGGGTAAACTTGGTTCGGTCGGGCTCTAAAACGTTCTGTGTGCGGGTCAGAACATATCGTCGATATCACGACTGAGTGTTTGGCACTGGCACGAGTACCAGCCTGCACCAGCTCGGCTCGTTTCGTACTTGTATCGATTCCTGTAGTAGGTATACGAATGACTGCCAGACTCGCTCGCTCTTGGTCGCTCAAGGCCGGGGCTCGCTTACCCAGTCATGGACGGGGTGATGGAGGGGGTGTTCGCGGACACGAAGGACGCTTTTATATGAGCGCAGACGCCACAGTAGGCACAAAAGGAGACAAAATTTATGAGGCAAGAATTATCAAAGCGAGTAGCCAGAATAACACAATGCGAAGTCCGATAACGCCCTCAAGGTTGCTGTATTTGAGTGTGATTGAATCACCAACTACTAATCTGTGGAGGTGCTAAGGTAGGCAGGGCCCATTGGGAGATGGCAGGTTAGGTAATCAGACTGGCGCCTCCAATACTATTGACCATGACTGTCCCGCCTTCCCGTCTTCTCCAATTCCTACTGACAGCAGCCACAAGAAAAAAAGGACGACTATAGACTGGTGTTTACGATTTTGAGCTTCAACTGTACATTTACTTTTATGTGTAAACCCATCCTGAGTAGTCTATACTGGACTGGAGCATTGTGAAACAACTGTTTTGCGGCTCACTCGAACAACATGGAATTCAATATTTTCCTGATGTCACTCGTCAGGAAATGCAGGGCATGCATGGTAGGGCAATTAATATGGAAACAGTCTCTAAATGATGCGGAAACAAACCGCTCTCAGAGTCTCATACCGGGGCCGGCCAATAGCCATCTGATCACTGTGATGCGCTGTGCCTCAGCTGTGAGTGGGCACTAATTTTGCCTGACTAAGGTAGCTTGGCTGCGCCAGTAAGAGACTTTCGTGAACCCCAAAAGACCCCTGTATTCGGAACTTGTTAGTGAGCTCAGTCTGCACAGTGAGCGCTATAACTTTATGTCCTGCAGGTGGGTTTGTAGTGGTTCCATCGGCTTTTGCTTTGGGAAGTATCCCAAGCAAAGTGAGACCCGCGCCCACCTTCCTGCCCACTTTCCCACACCCATcccatgcccatgcccatgcccGTGCCCGCGCTTCTTCTGgttatcctcttcctcctcctcttcgttCCGAAGAAAGCTTCCACCCACTCGCCTCTCTCTCATACTCATTGTTACGGCATCTCTCCGTGCCATGACCACGGCGTTTTTACTCGGTCTCGATATGCTTGCTTGCCAATCCGTCCTTCGATACCCTCGCCCTTACTCGACATTCTTCTTTCAGTAGCCGCACTCATCGCTGGTCACTACCCAGCTTCAACAATCCTTATTCCTTGCTCAGCACCACCAATTCTCGCGATTTCCTTTCCTCTCAACTTCTCGATCGGCGCTGGGAAGAACATATCTACTCTATTTTATTCCACGCGCCGTTGTTGGTTCCGACACCCTCTCCCTCgtcctctttcttccattTTCTCCTCTGTCACCTCAGATCGGTGACCCGGCTCCCTCAATGGCACCACCCTCGCCGCGACGGTCATCAAGAGCCCGCGCCACCAATTCACAATCCCAACAGTCATCTGTATCCTCAAGCACGTCTGGTCGAGTTGAGCGGAATACGAGATCAGTCGCCAAACCCTCTTCCAACAAGTCCACACCCAGTGCCTCTTTGTCCTCGGAGCCGTttgaagatcttgacgaTACCCTCCTCGGTCGAAGGCGAAAGCGCAACCACGAAGACGAAAACGAGAAGACTTCGAAACCCGATAATTTTGAAATGGCGAATGGCAGTGACGACCTccaagaagaggaggacgaaGCCGTGCGATGTATCTGTGATGCAGAAGAATACCCGGGCCGCCCACCCGTGGAAGGTGCCGACCTAGATTTCTTTAATGCCATAGAATTTACTGAAGACGTTACCGGCTTCTTCGTTCAATGCGACATTTGTAAGGTCTGGCAGCATGGCGCCTGTGTCGGAATCTTCAGCGCTGAGAGCTCACCCGAGGAATATTTTTGCGAGCAATGTCGCAAAGATCTCCATAAAATATATACTGCAAGCAACGGGTAAGTCGATTTCCCAGCATGCTTTTTGGCTGGCAAGACGGATTTCATGTTTGAAATTCCTGGCTGCTTGAATTCCTGGACAATGCCTGTTGTGCGGCCCTCCTACGAACCTGAGTACTGACAAGTTTGTTTTCAGCCAAAAATGGTCCAAGTATGTCCCCCATAACAGGCCGTCGCGCGCAACCTCTCGAGCCGCCTCAATTGCTAAGGAAGGCAATCGTTCACCCAAGACTGGCACGAGCAAGAACTCGCGCCCAACTTCCGCCTCACAAACCTCAAAACGTCGATCCACAATGAATAGCCGCGACCGAGCTTATGAAGACGAGCAACTCCTGCGCGCCATTGAAGCAAGTAAAGAAGATGTCCCTCAAGATGGACAAGAAATCATGACCCGACGAGCGAAACGGGGACGAAGCGATAGTGAAGAATCAATCGCCGTCAATGCTCGGCCACGGGATGAAAAACTGGCATCACTAAGGAACCCGTTAAGTGTAAAGCGACAGAGAACTAATTCGATGTCACCTTCGCCTCCCACTGAGCCGGTCGAGGTTCAAAGTTATAATGAATCAGATGAGGAGGTTAACACTCGAAATGGAGCCAAGAAAGCTCGTAACAGCAAGAACCAGCGAACCAAGACGGAGAAGGGAGATAAAGAGCGCCAGCGACAGGAAGCTGCAGATAAAAGGAAAGGCCGCGCAGAAAGGCGACGAGGAGAGGGTAAGTTGGACCGTACATTCTGATCAAGCATGGTACTGATCATTGTATAGATTCTGACCCTTCAGAGGAAACACCTCCCGCCGTTGCTAACCCTCCAGCTACCAAAAGCATCGAGGTACCAGTTATTATGGAAACCCCTGCACTTGCGCCGCCCCTTCCCGACACACCCCCTGCGAGCAACCAGACCG
The window above is part of the Fusarium oxysporum f. sp. lycopersici 4287 chromosome 8, whole genome shotgun sequence genome. Proteins encoded here:
- a CDS encoding hypothetical protein (At least one base has a quality score < 10), with product MFGGSRRHRPPTQPLTRETANPNAATAAASAFLRRESTPSLSSAAAAAALKARPTTPTNVSQVQSKRVARRSASVSSTGSRDRRSRELHRSPSASSMTERTFRSPSPSPARLAAPQAQDVPPVPKIPQHEHNKTNPKSSTHKRATSLQTQHFQTASQKMKNGQAQGSWFGAAAGNDLSNVRRAPVADKRASADLRPSSPNSINFSYPRSMTEPPSPLSNAMVYDPHSRRMVPQAQLLMIDQTVRDASEKPVRKQKHAGPRTGTHLSKGTVGRLKGTAVEPASPPPKAVASPQSPSDTYGAITQQPGHLKQSNHPEADPESELESDPESEPETTREVKPDPNSNSSLSTGQTLIQQEQEPGVETPRHPNQAIVSPPAVTKSEASVRKRPSVVHEDPELEEEEQREAAQPAPTDEHPMDGVNAIPVKSTSPPQQSPEATPIPGPSETVRRSRVHSESPARSPARTTHFAPKTDQLLVRHEPPPRSLSPRKSALKYSSPRDASPSEDGSDASAAWSGMAGREETELSRKKSVRVSFDDGNTAVIGESIPSPDTDSQIASPQSRMSWHSIIGRNKRDSVTLDEDETMTPRPALPSFGSIREKKVREPEERPLVRPMERSASPPATDSLPSESNHKAPAQDLAQSSDLAIGYREPLPPVVTSVDGQGYISNSDLSSDDESESGVVSKSQASAEPVSETQTTISNPGSPSESSSAKSSPSDNIPTISIIQPSPRIPDENQAESPQDFFDVPGGFPAGPTNASSEKAISEDTKVSSSEPRPSQSPKGADQPAPIATRRSFDSTSAVSSNSQMHDIQEESEESEGSSIYSDAYEDLSDMEGDGFLSLDAIVDGPVESAFSQKVFEKAIAKSKETDVSQQSTHTKTPSQKPLQTPSDWETAKAYWRSLSPKDRRQLEKEAMEESDEEDIPAEAARRSKPKTKAQAKQKQKLVEEPVQEPLETSEDAPVSEKLRNPTRVYQIQPGTSWPRDDVTEKAKQTGGAKLRKSMRASEATTVSHPEPVQTGGMRKSMRSGAAPSSPQNLHDGHLRKSLRQEPETTTGVAMRKSLRTNGSATNGHNTAPIQRNGGRPTSYQPVTTSEAVKSQRRAHSEDRGPAMRSTAKPTLTRRGSDSSESSFRRAKAGGGEGFGFRKTMRGSTREPAAAAPPTESARGSSRFSLRSLSPTGSAFRRNSNTSSPPPVMIGGRMRQSLRTESSDAGSSRMRVSGFGRSSKGKKSKSGSRFDDSSDEDEGRPAFRSRFVDSSDEDTPSPLPRQKRVPKTMRSSASNNAAAAAMGVPPARAGVQDSPDLPDSDDEEEQPRENLASNGTAITVPRATLNRSGSGRDAIAPQANSVEIAGGRPGHKRRGSFMSSILRRKKDPADKISRSTSESASRRDTHLERGPERLAFIRSNSESQAHSSRLHKRGANWPLQDHQNTHEEEDQFDDGSQNTYVVDEEKRPSTAGGLGPSPSSPTTKTGFLKRRSTSHSQIGAANHSVSASIDGSEVGTPKKKKFGTLRRMFKLDD
- a CDS encoding hypothetical protein (At least one base has a quality score < 10), producing MEPALPLTRETANPNAATAAASAFLRRESTPSLSSAAAAAALKARPTTPTNVSQVQSKRVARRSASVSSTGSRDRRSRELHRSPSASSMTERTFRSPSPSPARLAAPQAQDVPPVPKIPQHEHNKTNPKSSTHKRATSLQTQHFQTASQKMKNGQAQGSWFGAAAGNDLSNVRRAPVADKRASADLRPSSPNSINFSYPRSMTEPPSPLSNAMVYDPHSRRMVPQAQLLMIDQTVRDASEKPVRKQKHAGPRTGTHLSKGTVGRLKGTAVEPASPPPKAVASPQSPSDTYGAITQQPGHLKQSNHPEADPESELESDPESEPETTREVKPDPNSNSSLSTGQTLIQQEQEPGVETPRHPNQAIVSPPAVTKSEASVRKRPSVVHEDPELEEEEQREAAQPAPTDEHPMDGVNAIPVKSTSPPQQSPEATPIPGPSETVRRSRVHSESPARSPARTTHFAPKTDQLLVRHEPPPRSLSPRKSALKYSSPRDASPSEDGSDASAAWSGMAGREETELSRKKSVRVSFDDGNTAVIGESIPSPDTDSQIASPQSRMSWHSIIGRNKRDSVTLDEDETMTPRPALPSFGSIREKKVREPEERPLVRPMERSASPPATDSLPSESNHKAPAQDLAQSSDLAIGSVLAQEQASRNEANTSRYREPLPPVVTSVDGQGYISNSDLSSDDESESGVVSKSQASAEPVSETQTTISNPGSPSESSSAKSSPSDNIPTISIIQPSPRIPDENQAESPQDFFDVPGGFPAGPTNASSEKAISEDTKVSSSEPRPSQSPKGADQPAPIATRRSFDSTSAVSSNSQMHDIQEESEESEGSSIYSDAYEDLSDMEGDGFLSLDAIVDGPVESAFSQKVFEKAIAKSKETDVSQQSTHTKTPSQKPLQTPSDWETAKAYWRSLSPKDRRQLEKEAMEESDEEDIPAEAARRSKPKTKAQAKQKQKLVEEPVQEPLETSEDAPVSEKLRNPTRVYQIQPGTSWPRDDVTEKAKQTGGAKLRKSMRASEATTVSHPEPVQTGGMRKSMRSGAAPSSPQNLHDGHLRKSLRQEPETTTGVAMRKSLRTNGSATNGHNTAPIQRNGGRPTSYQPVTTSEAVKSQRRAHSEDRGPAMRSTAKPTLTRRGSDSSESSFRRAKAGGGEGFGFRKTMRGSTREPAAAAPPTESARGSSRFSLRSLSPTGSAFRRNSNTSSPPPVMIGGRMRQSLRTESSDAGSSRMRVSGFGRSSKGKKSKSGSRFDDSSDEDEGRPAFRSRFVDSSDEDTPSPLPRQKRVPKTMRSSASNNAAAAAMGVPPARAGVQDSPDLPDSDDEEEQPRENLASNGTAITVPRATLNRSGSGRDAIAPQANSVEIAGGRPGHKRRGSFMSSILRRKKDPADKISRSTSESASRRDTHLERGPERLAFIRSNSESQAHSSRLHKRGANWPLQDHQNTHEEEDQFDDGSQNTYVVDEEKRPSTAGGLGPSPSSPTTKTGFLKRRSTSHSQIGAANHSVSASIDGSEVGTPKKKKFGTLRRMFKLDD
- a CDS encoding hypothetical protein (At least one base has a quality score < 10), with the translated sequence MFGGSRRHRPPTQPLTRETANPNAATAAASAFLRRESTPSLSSAAAAAALKARPTTPTNVSQVQSKRVARRSASVSSTGSRDRRSRELHRSPSASSMTERTFRSPSPSPARLAAPQAQDVPPVPKIPQHEHNKTNPKSSTHKRATSLQTQHFQTASQKMKNGQAQGSWFGAAAGNDLSNVRRAPVADKRASADLRPSSPNSINFSYPRSMTEPPSPLSNAMVYDPHSRRMVPQAQLLMIDQTVRDASEKPVRKQKHAGPRTGTHLSKGTVGRLKGTAVEPASPPPKAVASPQSPSDTYGAITQQPGHLKQSNHPEADPESELESDPESEPETTREVKPDPNSNSSLSTGQTLIQQEQEPGVETPRHPNQAIVSPPAVTKSEASVRKRPSVVHEDPELEEEEQREAAQPAPTDEHPMDGVNAIPVKSTSPPQQSPEATPIPGPSETVRRSRVHSESPARSPARTTHFAPKTDQLLVRHEPPPRSLSPRKSALKYSSPRDASPSEDGSDASAAWSGMAGREETELSRKKSVRVSFDDGNTAVIGESIPSPDTDSQIASPQSRMSWHSIIGRNKRDSVTLDEDETMTPRPALPSFGSIREKKVREPEERPLVRPMERSASPPATDSLPSESNHKAPAQDLAQSSDLAIGSVLAQEQASRNEANTSRYREPLPPVVTSVDGQGYISNSDLSSDDESESGVVSKSQASAEPVSETQTTISNPGSPSESSSAKSSPSDNIPTISIIQPSPRIPDENQAESPQDFFDVPGGFPAGPTNASSEKAISEDTKVSSSEPRPSQSPKGADQPAPIATRRSFDSTSAVSSNSQMHDIQEESEESEGSSIYSDAYEDLSDMEGDGFLSLDAIVDGPVESAFSQKVFEKAIAKSKETDVSQQSTHTKTPSQKPLQTPSDWETAKAYWRSLSPKDRRQLEKEAMEESDEEDIPAEAARRSKPKTKAQAKQKQKLVEEPVQEPLETSEDAPVSEKLRNPTRVYQIQPGTSWPRDDVTEKAKQTGGAKLRKSMRASEATTVSHPEPVQTGGMRKSMRSGAAPSSPQNLHDGHLRKSLRQEPETTTGVAMRKSLRTNGSATNGHNTAPIQRNGGRPTSYQPVTTSEAVKSQRRAHSEDRGPAMRSTAKPTLTRRGSDSSESSFRRAKAGGGEGFGFRKTMRGSTREPAAAAPPTESARGSSRFSLRSLSPTGSAFRRNSNTSSPPPVMIGGRMRQSLRTESSDAGSSRMRVSGFGRSSKGKKSKSGSRFDDSSDEDEGRPAFRSRFVDSSDEDTPSPLPRQKRVPKTMRSSASNNAAAAAMGVPPARAGVQDSPDLPDSDDEEEQPRENLASNGTAITVPRATLNRSGSGRDAIAPQANSVEIAGGRPGHKRRGSFMSSILRRKKDPADKISRSTSESASRRDTHLERGPERLAFIRSNSESQAHSSRLHKRGANWPLQDHQNTHEEEDQFDDGSQNTYVVDEEKRPSTAGGLGPSPSSPTTKTGFLKRRSTSHSQIGAANHSVSASIDGSEVGTPKKKKFGTLRRMFKLDD